The nucleotide window TACCTACAGTTGCAGCCCTACGCCGATGCGGAGCAAACCCGGAAGCTGGACAACCGCGAAAACCGGCTCTACCAGCAGCTTATCGTCAACAACAAGCTGGGCCGGGCCCGGCTGCTGCACCGCTACCGCATCGAGGAGCGCTGGACGCCCGGCGACTTCCGGCTGCGCTTCCGCTACCTAGCCTCGCTGCGCCTGCCGTTGGGCCCCCGGGCCGTGGAAAACCCAAAATGGTACGTCACCATCAAGGATGAAATACGCCTCAGCGACGAGAAGAACCCCTTCGACAGCAACCGGGTGTGGGGCGGCGTGGGCTACGTGCTCAACAAGCACCTGGGCGGCGAGCTGCTCTGGATGACCCAGTTCAACGGAGGCGCCGACCGGCCCAACTACCTGGCCTTCATTCTGCGCCACGACTTTGGCTGGTCGGCCGACAAGCCCGAGCGCCGTCCCCGCTTCCTGCCCCAGTAAGCTCACGTTTCTCTTCCGTATGCAACAGTACCTGCAACAAATACTCGACAATCCGCTCGGCGCCGCGGCCATTGTGGGCAACCTGGTAATCATCGAAAGCCTGCTCTCGGTGGATAACGCGGCGGTGCTGGCTACCATGGTCGGCGACCTGCCCAAGGAGCAGCGCAAGAAAGCCCTGCGCTACGGCATTATCGGCGCCTACGTGTTTCGGGGCCTGTGCATTCTGTTCGCCTCTTTCCTGATTGAGTTCTGGTTTCTCAAACCCCTGGGTGGCCTCTACCTGCTCTATCTGGCCTACGATTATTTCCGGGCGAAAAGCGGCCCGGCGGATCAGGAGCAGATGGAGGACAAGCAGCAAAGCTGGTTTTTTCGCCGCACCCTGGGTTTGTTCGGCAAGTTCTGGGCCACGGTGGCTTTGATTGAGCTCATGGACCTGGCCTTTAGCATCGACAACGTGTTTGCCGTCGTGGCTTTCACCGACAACCTGATTCTGATTTGTTTGGGCGTGTTTATCGGCATCTTGTCTATGCGGCTGGTGGCCCAGGCCTTTGTGCTGCTGATGGCCAAGTATCCGTTCCTGGAAACTGCGGCCTTTATCATCATCGGTATTCTGGGGCTCAAACTGCTGCTCTCGTTGTTCGAGCATTATTTCCCCCAACATCCGGTAAGCAGCTTTTTAAGCAGCGAGGCAGCCGATGCGGGCCTTACGGTACTTACAGTGGCCATATTTGCGCTACCCCTGCTGGCCTCCTGGCTGAAGCAGCAAAGGGCCCGATAGGCCGTGCGTACGCGCTATGCTTGCCGAGCCTGCTGCACCTTTCTTGTCCAGCGCCACAAACTGCTTGACTTGGCGGCAGAAAAAAGATGTATCCTGAGTATACAAGTCGTGCGTCCGCTGACAGGGAAAAATAACTCCGTGCTTACGTGGATACAAAGTTCGGCGAGCAGCTACAGTCGTATTTGCCACATACCAGCCGCGTGGGTAGGTCACCGTTTAGAGCCCAGAAGTGACTCTGGGTTGCTCAACTACTGATTGCAGGCAATACTGGTTGAAAAGGCTACTCAAAAATACTGGTGACATCCACCGTTTGCACTTCGCTAAAGGAAGCTTCGCCCTCGTGCATGTACTTAGGTGCGTCAACACGTCAGAGGTGAAGTTTCCCCAGTGGGCCTAGCAATACTCAATGATAGAGAGCCACTTATTTGTAGAGATAGTGCTCTAAACTTAGTAAGTTTGCTACGCAAAAGGCATAAGCCATCTATGGGGTATGAACCTTTCCAAGCTTCTTCTGTTATCCCCGTATGTCTGAATCCGCCAAACGCACCCGGGTGCGCAAACCCGCTGAATCCCTTGCCCCGCCTTTATCCTCTGCTGAACAACGAGATGCGCTGCAGGCTCGCGAAGCTGGCAAGACGGTGATGTATCAAATTGATGCCTGGGGCCATATAGAAACCCGCTTTGTACGAACCCAGAATGTTGCTGCCTGGGAGGCCAAAGGTTTCTTTATCCGGTAAGCCGCCGCTGATTTCTTTTAATGAGGAAAGCCCTACGTAGCGTAAGGGCTTTTTTTATGTTTAGGGCTGCTCCACTGTGGTTATCAGATAGCACGAAGAGACGAACAGCTGACATGGTCTTCGCCCATGTGAAAAGCATTTAGTGCGTGGAGTGCGTGCCTACATGTTTGGCTCCCACCTGTCCAAGATGGGTATCGTGAAAGCCGGTGGTGTGCTTGAGGCCGTAGCCCAGCAGGCGGTCAAAGGCGCTGTGGCCCAGCAGCACCGTGCCGGCCAGCACGAGCAGCGGCAGGCCCAGCACCCAGCCGGCAACGCCCACGGCCAGGGCCAGGGCTTTGTGGTGGGCCAGGTTGTAGCACACTGCCCCTACGCGCGGCCCGGCCACATAGCCGAGCATGCTCAGGTCGGGCAGCAGAAAAGTAGCGGGCAGCACCCACCACGCGTAGGGCAGGTACGTGAAGACGAACAGGGCCAGCAACAGTTGGGCGAGTTCTTCGATTTTGAGGAGCAATTTCATGGGACCGGAGTAAAACGTGAAACCAATACCCAAATGTCGGCCGCTTTCCCCCTGCCCGACGATAACATAAGCTAAGAAAACTGAAGTGCAATAGCTAAAAGCCCCTTACCAACTATAAGTAGGGTCTCTTGAATCAGTTATAGTAATGGGGAACCCAACTCGAAGAGTTTTGAGCAAGACTTGGTCGGGCCGCAATAGATTAGATTCTAACTGGCAACAGCCTCAGGAGTTGCCTAAGAGTGCTACTCACTCTGTGTTTAATTGGGCACGAATGCGGCTGCGCAAAGGAACCTTGATGCCCAAACCAGAGGCAATATATCCTAACGGAGCCCGATTGGTTACCCCGGAAACTGCACTATAATCAACACGTAGGCTTCTGGCAGGGAAGCTGGTAATGGGCTGGAACCGACCAACCCAGATCCTCCTACTCTTACTCGGCTTCCACTACCATCTCGACTTCCAGAGCCATACCCAAGGGCAGGGCGTTGGTGCCAATGGCCGTGCGGGCGTGTTTGCCCCGGTCTCCAAATACCTGAATCAGCAGGTCAGAGTAGCCATTTAGCACCTGAGGCTGCTCGGCGAAACCAGTGGCGGAAAGCACATAGCCGTTGACTTTCACGATGCGCCGAACGTGGCTTAGGTCGCCCAGTTCCTTTTTCAGCACGGCCAGCTGCAGCAAGGCCGTAAGGCGGGCTGCTTCGTAGCCCTGCGCCGTGGTCAGGTCCGCGCCGAGCCGGCCGCTGATGTAGTTGCCGTTGGGTTGGCGGGGACCCTTGCCCGAGAGAAACAGCAGGTTGCCTACCCGCACTACATCCACGTAGCTGCCAATAGCGGCGGCCACCGGCGGCAATGGTAGCCCGAGTCGGGTAAGCTTTGCTTCCGGGGATTGGGCAACGGCCGGGCTGGCTACCCCCAACAGAATGACAAGCAACAGGTTTTTCATGCGTGCTGGGCTAAAAAGCGACGGTAACACGGGCCGGAGAAAGTCGGCATTTGTCTTCCTCCGGCCCGTTTCCGGACGGTATTAGGAAGGCTTGCTCATAAAGCCCACCAGCTCGTCGTTAAACTTTTCCAGTTCTTCGATAAAGAGAGCATGGCCGCTTTTCTCAAACGGTACCAGCCGGGACTGGGGCAGCAGCGCGTGCATCTGCTCGGCCAGCTGATACGAGCAGATTTTATCCTGTTTGCCGTGCAAAATCAGCGTGGGCATGCTGATCTGCTTGAGGTCGGCGCGCAGGTCGGAGTCGCGTAGGGTCTTCAGGCATTCGCCCATGGCGTAGGGCGAGGCTTGCGCCTGAATAGTGCCCAGCCACGCGCCGTGTCCGGGCGAAACACTGGTGGGCGAGGCGGGAAATATCTGGCCGAAATTTTCGAAAAGCTGGGGCCGGTTGGTGTTGTTGAGCGTGATAAGACCATCCACGTCGGCCTTGGTCCAGAGGCCGTAGCTGAAGTCGGGCCGCTTGGTCCAGAGTGGGGCGGCGGCGCCAAACAAGGCCATGCGGCTCACGTGGGCACCTTTGTACTTGGCCACGTAATGCACTACCGTGGCCCCGCCCATGGAGAAGCCGCCGATGGTGGCGCCTTCCACCTTGAGTTTATCGAGCACCACCTTGATGTCATCGGCAAACACGTCGTAGGTGTATTTGCCCGCGGGTTTATCGGAGAGGCCAAAGCCGCGCAGGGTGATGCCGATAACCCGGAAGCCCTTCTGCACCAGGTGGGCGTACTGGTACTCGTACATGGCGTCGCTCAGGGGCCAGCCGTGGATAAGGACTACCGGCTTGCCTTCGCCCAGGTCAGTGACGTGCAGCCGGACGTTGGGCTCCACTTCGATGTACTCGGCCCGCCCCAGGCTGCCGGCCGGGCGCTTGGTTTGGGCGGTGGCCGTCAGCGCCAAGCCCGATAACAGCAAAGCCAGGGCGACGAAGCGGATAGATTTAAACGTCTTTTTCATACGAGAAAGGGGGTGAAAAAAGCTTGAATGGAATAGAGGCGGGCCAGGCGCGGGCCGCCACGTGCACTCGTCAGTGGCAGAGACAAGGACAGGCTTTGCCAGCGCGTGAGTATTTCAGCGTTCAGAATAAAGCGGCGTCAGTCCTTCACCAGCGTTAGAATCGG belongs to Hymenobacter cellulosilyticus and includes:
- a CDS encoding DUF2490 domain-containing protein; amino-acid sequence: MKKILFFLLLLVLANGPAQAQNRGKYNGWLQYTGTYSLNQRFDVNLGAQYRAYNGLTDKRLLLGLVNLQYNLKSLPMSVAAGYMYLQLQPYADAEQTRKLDNRENRLYQQLIVNNKLGRARLLHRYRIEERWTPGDFRLRFRYLASLRLPLGPRAVENPKWYVTIKDEIRLSDEKNPFDSNRVWGGVGYVLNKHLGGELLWMTQFNGGADRPNYLAFILRHDFGWSADKPERRPRFLPQ
- a CDS encoding TerC family protein; this translates as MQQYLQQILDNPLGAAAIVGNLVIIESLLSVDNAAVLATMVGDLPKEQRKKALRYGIIGAYVFRGLCILFASFLIEFWFLKPLGGLYLLYLAYDYFRAKSGPADQEQMEDKQQSWFFRRTLGLFGKFWATVALIELMDLAFSIDNVFAVVAFTDNLILICLGVFIGILSMRLVAQAFVLLMAKYPFLETAAFIIIGILGLKLLLSLFEHYFPQHPVSSFLSSEAADAGLTVLTVAIFALPLLASWLKQQRAR
- a CDS encoding DUF4260 domain-containing protein, with protein sequence MKLLLKIEELAQLLLALFVFTYLPYAWWVLPATFLLPDLSMLGYVAGPRVGAVCYNLAHHKALALAVGVAGWVLGLPLLVLAGTVLLGHSAFDRLLGYGLKHTTGFHDTHLGQVGAKHVGTHSTH
- a CDS encoding RidA family protein, whose amino-acid sequence is MKNLLLVILLGVASPAVAQSPEAKLTRLGLPLPPVAAAIGSYVDVVRVGNLLFLSGKGPRQPNGNYISGRLGADLTTAQGYEAARLTALLQLAVLKKELGDLSHVRRIVKVNGYVLSATGFAEQPQVLNGYSDLLIQVFGDRGKHARTAIGTNALPLGMALEVEMVVEAE
- a CDS encoding alpha/beta fold hydrolase, translating into MKKTFKSIRFVALALLLSGLALTATAQTKRPAGSLGRAEYIEVEPNVRLHVTDLGEGKPVVLIHGWPLSDAMYEYQYAHLVQKGFRVIGITLRGFGLSDKPAGKYTYDVFADDIKVVLDKLKVEGATIGGFSMGGATVVHYVAKYKGAHVSRMALFGAAAPLWTKRPDFSYGLWTKADVDGLITLNNTNRPQLFENFGQIFPASPTSVSPGHGAWLGTIQAQASPYAMGECLKTLRDSDLRADLKQISMPTLILHGKQDKICSYQLAEQMHALLPQSRLVPFEKSGHALFIEELEKFNDELVGFMSKPS